In the genome of Arachis stenosperma cultivar V10309 chromosome 2, arast.V10309.gnm1.PFL2, whole genome shotgun sequence, the window CAAAGAAAGTGATGAGTAGTGATCCTCAAAAAGATTATATTCccccacaaaaaaaaaaaaaaaaaaaaaactaataagtAGGATTCCCACATTGGAGTTCCATTCCTTGTTTTCTAAGTCATGCCATTTATATAAGAAGAACCTTACCAACATAAACACACTTCTTTAATTTATTCTCCTTTAGCCATTTTCTCTCTTTGTTCCTTTATATCGATCTTTGATGGAACGCGGTGTTCTTGATGGTATCATCAGTAGGTTGCTTGATGTTAGAGGAAGACCTGGGAAACAGGTGCAGCTTTCTGAGGCAGAAATCAAGCAGCTTTGTGTAGTTTCCAAAAATATCTTCTTGAGGCAGCCCAATCTCTTGGAACTAGAGGCTCCAATTAAGATATGTGGTATCTATTTCCAACCtcttttctatttaatttaattttgtttcttcGGTCCTTCCtgaattttagtatataataatGATCTATAGGTTTTTCTTCCATTAATGAgtttgaaaaataagttttcgttttagtttttagttagaATAATGATAGGGAGTCAACTTTATTTTCAGCCGCACGCGCTAGTCAATtacttgttttaaattttagatcTTAAGGACAAGTTTGAATAGGTATAtaaggattttttttaatttttaacatatGAAAATTTATAGTAATAACGTTTgctataatttttaaaattaaattataattttttaaaaaattatttaagtgtttataaaaaaataaaaaagacttattttataataaattttttattatttttcatttaaaataaatacttttaggattaaaaaattaaatataaaataatttatgtataaattatttttaatataaaatatttgttatttaaactttttttttaaaaagagctTTATAAAGCTATTTATCCAAATTAGACGTAACTCACAATatctaaattctaaaatttaaatcgtaaaatttaaattatttaaaaatataaaaaaatttaaaattaaataatattaactaattaaaaattaattttttgtattttctcttttagtttttactttttatttatctGATAGTCCGATAAAAATAGTAAGGGTTTCAAGCGAGAATTGTcggaattttttaaaataaaataaatataaaattgcaTATATAGATACAATTTgaagtatttattttttaacattttattaCTTATTATCTCGATCTCAAGATAAGACAATTTTTTAATAAGCTTATTTCATTTATGACGCAATTTAAATGTATCTTGTTCTCACCTAGTATTTTATCTCATGTGTAGACTAATACCTTGTTAATGTTACTTGCTTATCCCATCTTCTCCGAGAagaaaatacattttttttatttcctagaacaaaatatatttttttttattaaaaatagagaaattcaaaccaaacttttaaataagtatagaaaaactatattattttaattataattcattaacataaataaaatacattagAAAATGAAAAGTGAATTGACTTGCACAACTAAGTGTCAGAATTGACTCTATCGGTGAAGTGGTTAGGATTTAAGCAAAAATGGTAAAATCGGTAATAACGGATTTAACGATGGATAATTCTTTTCAGTACGCTAACAACATCGACTATGAGAATAAGCATATTCTAAACTGTTTTTCTGATGTAATGTACCTCTAACTAAATACTCTGTTTCAGGCAGTTTACGACCTTTTAATTAAGGGAACCGGTTATTAAATAACTGTATTACTCTGatatcttctttattttttccaGATTAGTATGCATTGCTCCTGTTTAATTCATTAGCAGTAGTTTGTGCAATTACAAATATTAATTGGTTTGTAGTTATGAAagttgaataattatttatgtatgcACCGTATATACATTATACACACATTTAGTTATATATTAttgcattaaaaaaatactacttTTTATTTGCACTATTTGAAtggttttgaaaaataaagatagaaagtCAGGTAgaattaactattaattttaaataaaattaatagtttaaaattataatttaattaaatttatcaaatttcaacttttaaattatttaataactcctaattattaatttcatatAAACTCAGTGAAAATTATTGTACATTACTGTCTTTTTGCCTAGATCAAGAATTCCTTTCTAAAATTAAGTAGGAGCTAACATCTTATTACACCAACAGGAGATGTCCATGGTCAATATCCCGACCTTCTAAGACTCTTCGAGCATGGCGGATTTCCTCCTCGGTCCAACTACTTATTTTTAGGAGATTATGTGGATCGTGGGAAGCAAAGTCTGGAGACAATATGTCTTCTTTTAGCATACAAGATAAAATACCCAGAAAACTTTTTCCTTCTTAGGGGCAACCACGAATGTTCTTCTATAAGCCGTATTTATGGATTCTATGACGAATGTAAAAGGAGGTTCAATGTTAGGATGTGGAAAACATTTACAGATTGTTTTAACTGCTTGCCCCTGGCCGCTCTCATTGATGATAAGATAATATGTATGCACGGCGGACTCTCGCCGGACTTGCGTAATCTAAACCAAATAAGGAGCCTGCCTCGTCCGACCGAAGTCCCCGAAACCGGCTTGCTGTGTGACCTTCTTTGGTCTGATCCTTGTGGAGACATTGAGGGTTGGGGAGCCAACGAACGCGGAGTTTCATATACTTTTGGAGCTGATAGGGTCACACAGTTTCTCGAGAAGCATGATCTTGACTTGATTTGTCGAGCTCATCAGGTTTTACATTCGTCTATgatcttaataaaaataatatgtatacataaaaaattagtctctatttatttgtgtataaatatagtATTGTTTGATTCGATTTTAATGTGTATGTTAATTTCAATATCTATTTTATATTGTAGTTGATTTGTTGCTTAATTTTTGATGTACATCTAACATAGTTCAAATCTTAAAATATAGACTCATACAACATAATTGACTAAAATTCAAGCACATAGGCGGCtgatttatatttatatctttAAATTTGCAGGTTGTTGAAGATGGATATGAATTCTTTGCTAATAGACAACTTGTGACTATCTTTTCAGCACCCAATTATTGTGGAGAGTTCGATAATGCTGGCGCAATGATGAGCGTTGACGAGACACTTATGTGCTCTTTCCAAATATTAAAGCCAGTTGAGAAAAGGCCTAAGTTCGGTTTCGCGAGCACCAGCGCAGTTAAGTCTAGCACTCCGACCAAAATCAAGGTATTGCTATTTatgaaataatttatttatttattgttaaagTTTTTATAAAGTATAcatctaaattaatttttaaaaagttatagaTTGAGTACTTTCtgtttcaaataattttttattctctataatcttcgaaaatttctctcttatacaaattaatttttcagTCACTTTTAGTTAGAATGTTAATAtctttattaaataaataagtccttaaaaatttattataagacataaaaaatattactataaaaaaattagtgatTCTTTAAAATGATGAAAGGAACAAActgtctaataaaaataattcttaaaaatttttaaaaaataaaaaattattaaattaaaatattcaatctaaaattttttgaaactaatttagatatttattcattttaagaaaaaacatatgttaataaaatttgatcgttattatcaaataaaaaattccataaTATTTAACATTCTTCTTTACCAAATCTTAGTACATACATACATCATCTTGGTAGCaactaaaaatttatataacaattacaaatttatttattagataAAGATTGTCAGTATCGCCAGCCTCATGTGGTAGGTTAAGGGAGTCGTCCAAGGGATTCCAATGGCTATCAGCCTGTTGACGATCGGCCTGTTAGGTCAGTCGATCGGCAGTTGAGGTGTTTATGGTGAGCAGGCACGCATTCGGTTGGTTTTGAGGTGGATCAGTTGGTAACGAGTCGATCGGTTGGCGGCGGTTTAGCacagatgaaaaatacaagCATGCTCAGTTTAATTCTCAGTTTTCTTAATGAGATTTTATATATACTTTTCAATATACTAAAATTGTAAAGTAACACAAAAAAAGGATGGTTGCTAACATTCACAGCATTTGTTTGTTCCAACTTTAATAATTGTGGCTATATTTTGCTTTCATCATTTTGTGCAGGCATTTCTTGGTGGTAAAGTATGAAGTGTGCTAGCTGACAGAAATCTTTTGGACACCCAAAATCGATTTCGAGAAATTGGTAGTGTTCATCACTTCAATATTACGGAAGAATGCATTTGGCGGTATACCTTATCAGCTATGAAGCGAACAAACTAACAATATTAACAATTCCCTATCAGAGTATAGTTGTGTTTTTTCTAATAATTGTCCATGAAAACAAAAAGTTGTAATAGATTCATGTAGATGTTTACTTATCTCCGACAAATATATTACAACTCAAGATAGGACAACATTATTACtttatttgtttcaaaataTTGTTTCTTTGACTAAATttgtattttgaaaaattaatttatgatGAAATCTGTCAAAATATATAGTGACTTATTTCAATGTATTATTCATTTAGTTGAAGCAAGGGTTATTTTGAAACATGCATAATGATCCGTTACATATAAAGCCAAACTGAATTTAACTATAAATCGAAACTATAATAAATGTGCATAATAAAACCGCATGAAAtccaaatcaaataaacatgcGGTTGAATCCTTCTAACAGATTTATTTTATAAAGTCAAATATCATTCAGAAGCAATTACCACATAATTAGGTTAATATTCTCAATACCTCTGAGAATATCAATATCTGTCTTTAATATAAACAACcttataaatacaaaaaaatttttgagaTGAAGAAAGTACGCTATTCACTATGAATATTATATCCTTCATTTGATACTCTTTCTAACTTGAGTGTTGGAGTACCTTTGCAAGTGTCCACCACCGCCGTTCCTGAAGAAGCCGACGTATACCTCATCCAATTTAAAGAGAAGCGTGTTCGAGCGTTGAACAAGACGAGTTATACCTTGAAGCCAGTCATCGACCTAGGAACatttggcgcccaccgtggggccaAGTTTAACTAACCCCACCTTCGTCTCTTCTACCTTATTATCGCCACCTTTTTACAGGTCATAACTTATGGCGGACGAGCTAAGCAACCCTATCCTCCCTCCACTCAAGCTGAACTATTGGTCATCAACAAGTCTTTACGAGTAGAAAACCAATGAATGGCCGACCTATTACATCAGACACAAAATAGCCAAAGTAAGAGAGGAGAACACAAGAACACTGAAAACAAGGATGATCACAACAAACACACGTTAGAAGCCAAGCCCATAATAACAACCTCCATGATGCTAACGGTGAAGCGGACCAATCCATTTTCAAAATACATCATGGATTTTAAATGCCAAAAAATTTCACCTTGCCAACAACACTGAAACCTTATGAAGGGATTGGCGATCCCAACATACATGTCACCAAGTTTTACACAATGATGTTCATGAACAGTGCATCCGGTCCAATACTCTATCGTACATTTCCTACCTTTTTAGATGGTGCTATCTTGATCCGATTTTCTAATTTTCCTGCAGGTTCTATATCAAATTTTGACGAACTGGCCGACCTTTTCGTTAACAATTTTGCTGCATCAAAGATCTATGTACATGACTCAGATTATCTCAACACCATAAAGTAAGGACAATATAAAAGTAATAAAGATTACTCGACGAGGTTTGTCAAGGCAACTATGGAGATACCTAACCTTAACCAATAAGTCTACTTGCATGCCTTGAAAAGTGGGCTTTGCCCTGGAAAATTCTAGGAAACTATAGTTGTTAAGAAGTCGAAGACATTGGACAAATTCCAAGAAAAGGTAACAAGCCATATTGAAATAGAAGAGCTTTGACAAATTTGGAAAACAAAGAGGCCTAACCCTaacagagaaaagaaaaagcaaaacaatatacaaataataaaacaaataaacaacCATTTAAATTAACACTAAAGTTTGATTCGTATACCCCTTTCAACACCAAAAGGGAGGATATTATCAAAGACATCCTACATTCAAAGCTGATCAAACCACCGAACAAGGCGGGGACATACCAAAACCAATGACACGTGGATAAATCTAAATATTGTACCTTTCATCAAAAGCATGAACACACCACAAATGACTGCATTATAGCAAAAGATCTCCTCGAGAAGCTAGCTCACCAAGGCCTGCTAGACAAATACATTATAGACGAGGACACCGACGAAATACATATGACCTCGATCGACCAACACTACAAATCAAATGACAATCATAGGgacaaagaaaaaatttagACGACAACCCTAACCAACCTCACAGAGTTATTAATTGTATTTCTGGTGATTTCGCAGGTGGAGGTGTAGCAACTCGGCCAGAAAAAGGTCCTATAGGACCATGATGTTAGTTACCAGCTCTAAGCCAATCTATACAACCAACGTTGATGCTCCAGACATCAGATTCAGTTCCTCAGACTACAAAGCAATAGATAAAGACCTGGACGATCCCGTAGTTATATCGTTACAAGTTGGCAAGCCATTGGCGAAAAAAGTCCTTATGGACCCAGGTAGCAGCGCCGATGTATTTTTCTATTCAATATACCAAAATATGAAACTAAGTGACAAGCTCTCAAACCATCTACAGGAGAACTGGTAGGTTTCTCAGGTGAGCGTGTTCCAATTCGAGGTTATATATGGTTACAAACAACACTAGGCAATTACCCTGATTGTAAAACTTTAGATATCCAATACCTAGTTGTGGACTACAAAAGCCCATATAATATCATCCTAGGCAGACCTTCTTTAAATGCTTTTCATGCTATTGTTTTGACTATACATTTGTGTGTCAAGTTTTTCTCACAAGATAACAAAGTCGTCACTATCGACGCTAACCAGAAATAGGCCAGACAACGCTATAACGCAAGCCTCAAGGCAAACCCTTCAAGAAAAGCTGACGAGTTGTACGTACAAACGGTCTATAACTTGGAGAGCCTACCTACTTTAGCAGATATAGACCCTCGAATAAACCTGCAAGactggtatgcgaaattgtgattcacacatttcacaactccgcatagctgaccagtaagtgcactgggtcgtccaagtaataccttacgtgagtaagagtcgatcccacaaagattgaCGGCTTAAAGCAAgatatggtcatcttgtaaatcttagtcaggcgaattcaaatggttatgaggtattgataattgaaagataaataagacaaaaaataacatagagatacttatgcaattcattggtgggaattttagataagcgtttggagatgctttgttacTCCTGAACCTCTggtttcctattgtcttcatccaatcatgcgtgctcccttccatggtaagctgtatgatcctctcagtgaaaatggtccggctacggtctctgtacggctaatcaactgtcagatttctcgtcccggatgaaaaataccaggcacagctaccgcagggctaatcatctgtcggttctcactagCATCGAAATAAGaaccattgatccttttgcacactgtcactgcgcccaacattcgcgagtttgaagctcttcacagtcatcccttcccagatcctactcggaataccacagataaggtttagacttttcagatctcaggaatgctgtctattgttctagcctataccacaaagatcctaatctcagattcagatgctctgttgtcaggagagacgaTGTGAATTGTTGAAtagagacccaagagaatatactccggctgtcgtccaatgactacgttgaacatcatgtagaccgctttgtAGTTATCAAGCACGcagatcttggctaagcgagtactgAAGATAGATAGTGATTGTCATAGGTCACCCCTTTAGTCTGACTTAACTGActtaagtacaagagtatatcttggagaagaagtaggcgtgaattgaatgaaaaaccataatacttgcattaattcatgaggaacagcagagttcctcaccttaatctatgaggtgtagaaactccaccgttgaaaatacataagaacaaagggtctaggcatggccgaatggccagccttcAAAAAGGGTTCGAAGAACTCCAAAAGGTCCAAGACTtcgaatacaatagtaaaaagtgctatttatactaaactagtaaactaggtttacagaaaatgagtagatagtgcaaaaatccacttccggggcccatttggtgtgtgttgggCTGAGACTTGAAGCCTTCACGTGCATACaccatccttggagttaaacgccagctttggtgccagttctggcgttttactcaagaaaagggtctctggtgggcgtttggacgccagtttgggacatcaaatctcaggcaaagtataaactattatacattgctggaaagcccaagatgtctactttccaacacaattgagagcgcaccaattgggcttctgtagctctagaaaatccacttcgagtacagggaagtcagaatccaacagcatctgcagtcctttcttagcctctgaatcagattattgctcaagtccctcaattttagccagaaaatacttgaaatcttagaaaaacatacaaactcatagtaaagtacagaaatgtgaattttgcataaaaactaataaaaatatactacaaagtgactaaaacatactagaaactacctaaaaataatgccaaaaaacgtatattatccgctcatcataacaccaaacttaaattgttgcttgtccccaagcaattaGAAAGAAGGTTtggagggattcaccttccttctgtttgaaggtttggacgtccactctaagcttactcatcttttgaggtggaaagaatttggtcaagaaggcattgaccaacttttcccaagagttcagactttctttaggttgtgagtccaaccatgtcttagctctgtctcttacagcaaagggaaaaagcataagtctgtagacctcgggatcaaccccattggtcttaacagtatcacagatctgcaagaattcagttaagaattgatgaggatctttcgatgaaagtccatgaaacttgcagttctgctgcattagagaaactaattgaggcttgagctcaaagttgtttgctccaatgacaggaattgagatgctttttccatagaagttggaagttggtgcagcatagtcaccaagcatcttccttgcatctctagcattgttgttgggttcggctgccatgtctacttcttttttgaaattttctgtaaggtcctctccagagttttgtgctttagcttctcttagcttcctcctcagagtcctttcaggttcaggatcagcttcaacaagaatgtttttatccctgtttctgctcatatgaaaaagaagagaacaaaagggagtagtggaatcctctatgtcacagtatagagattccttgaggtgtcagaagaaaagaagaatgaggtagagagagaacgaaaagaattcaaacacagagggagagagagggttcgaattataagtagaagagaagtgttagcaaataaatataaagagatgagagagagagttttcgaaaattaaaattaaaataattagttaattaaaaagatttttgaaaaagggttagtgattttcgaaaattgtaagtgaaaaagtggttaggttgttttaaaaaagataagaaatagtaatttgtttgaaaaagatttgaaaataattttgaaaagatgagaagttagaaaagaaagattttgaaatcaaattaaaagagatatcattgaaaaatatttgattttaaaaagatatgattgaaaagatatgattgaaaaagacttgatttttaaaaagatatgattgaaaaagatttgattttaaaaagttttgattttttaaaattgatgacttgactaacaagaatttaaaagatatttttgaaaatatgagagaagattaagaaaaatatttttgaaaaattagtttgaaaattttcaaaaacattaaaagaaaaatgaaaaatgaaagtttaaaatatgttttatgcaaaaagttatgaattaaaacatgaaaatttgaaaaaatttgaattggaaacaaaatcacctcccttgtgtcatcctggcgttaaacgcccaggatgctatccattctggcatttaacgcccagaatgctacctctttaggtgtttaacgcccagccagataccctggctggcattAAACTCCAAAAATCCTTTTTTACTGcgcatttttctaaacgcccaaaatgctgcccattctggcgttaaatgcccagaatgctgcccattctggcgtttaacgcccaaaatgatagctttactggtgttaaacgcccaaaatagtagccattctggcgtttaacacccaaagtgcctctttactggcgttttgacgccagtgagctctttttctctgtgattcttCTACcttatgttctgaatcttcatttctctgtattatttacttgaaaagatatattattttttttatttttgaatttttaaagaaaagatagagaaacaacaaaatgaaataaaacataaaaatgcaagatcaaaacaagtaatgcatgcaaggacactttgaatgtcaagatgaacaccaagatcactttgaagatcatgatgaacatcaaggacatatttttgaaaaatttttaagaaaagaaagacatgcaggacaccaaacttagaaattttgaatgttcaaaaact includes:
- the LOC130960277 gene encoding serine/threonine-protein phosphatase PP1-like isoform X3; the protein is MERGVLDGIISRLLDVRGRPGKQVQLSEAEIKQLCVVSKNIFLRQPNLLELEAPIKICGDVHGQYPDLLRLFEHGGFPPRSNYLFLGDYVDRGKQSLETICLLLAYKIKYPENFFLLRGNHECSSISRIYGFYDECKRRFNVRMWKTFTDCFNCLPLAALIDDKIICMHGGLSPDLRNLNQIRSLPRPTEVPETGLLCDLLWSDPCGDIEGWGANERGVSYTFGADRVTQFLEKHDLDLICRAHQVVEDGYEFFANRQLVTIFSAPNYCGEFDNAGAMMSVDETLMCSFQILKPVEKRPKFGFASTSAVKSSTPTKIKVKGVVQGIPMAISLLTIGLLGQSIGS
- the LOC130960277 gene encoding serine/threonine-protein phosphatase PP1-like isoform X2, coding for MERGVLDGIISRLLDVRGRPGKQVQLSEAEIKQLCVVSKNIFLRQPNLLELEAPIKICGDVHGQYPDLLRLFEHGGFPPRSNYLFLGDYVDRGKQSLETICLLLAYKIKYPENFFLLRGNHECSSISRIYGFYDECKRRFNVRMWKTFTDCFNCLPLAALIDDKIICMHGGLSPDLRNLNQIRSLPRPTEVPETGLLCDLLWSDPCGDIEGWGANERGVSYTFGADRVTQFLEKHDLDLICRAHQVVEDGYEFFANRQLVTIFSAPNYCGEFDNAGAMMSVDETLMCSFQILKPVEKRPKFGFASTSAVKSSTPTKIKAFLGGKV
- the LOC130960277 gene encoding serine/threonine-protein phosphatase PP1-like isoform X1 produces the protein MERGVLDGIISRLLDVRGRPGKQVQLSEAEIKQLCVVSKNIFLRQPNLLELEAPIKICGDVHGQYPDLLRLFEHGGFPPRSNYLFLGDYVDRGKQSLETICLLLAYKIKYPENFFLLRGNHECSSISRIYGFYDECKRRFNVRMWKTFTDCFNCLPLAALIDDKIICMHGGLSPDLRNLNQIRSLPRPTEVPETGLLCDLLWSDPCGDIEGWGANERGVSYTFGADRVTQFLEKHDLDLICRAHQVVEDGYEFFANRQLVTIFSAPNYCGEFDNAGAMMSVDETLMCSFQILKPVEKRPKFGFASTSAVKSSTPTKIKIKIVSIASLMW